From Pseudonocardia autotrophica, one genomic window encodes:
- a CDS encoding PhoH family protein, with product MLDTSVLLSDPWSLLRFDEHQVVLPLVVISELEAKRHHPELGWFARTALRQLDEMRVRYGRLDAPIPIGDNGGTLHVELNHSDPAVLPAGFRTDSNDSRILACALNLRADPTSTAEVTLVTKDMPLRVKAAAVGLDADEYHGQDVLFSGWTGMTDLEVGSDDVDALFRDGVIDHDAARDLPCNTGLRLVGVSNALGRVTADKRVKLVRGDRDAFGLHGRSAEQRIALDLLLDNEVGIVSLGGRAGTGKSALALCAGLEAVLERQAHRKIVVFRPLYAVGGQDLGYLPGSESEKMQPWAQAVFDTLGALVSQDVIDEVIARGMLEVLPLTHIRGRSLHDTFVIVDEAQSLERNVLLTVLSRLGTASRVVLTHDVAQRDNLRVGRHDGVNAVIEKLKGHPLFAHVTLTRSERSPIAALVTEMLEGPAS from the coding sequence GTGCTCGACACGTCCGTCCTGCTGTCCGACCCGTGGTCGTTGCTCCGCTTCGACGAGCACCAGGTCGTTCTGCCGCTGGTCGTGATCTCCGAGCTCGAAGCCAAGCGTCACCACCCCGAGCTCGGCTGGTTCGCCCGCACCGCACTTCGTCAGCTCGACGAGATGCGGGTCAGGTACGGCCGTCTGGACGCGCCGATCCCGATCGGCGACAACGGCGGAACCCTGCACGTCGAGCTCAACCACTCCGATCCCGCCGTGTTGCCGGCCGGGTTCCGCACCGACTCGAACGACTCGCGGATCCTGGCCTGCGCGCTGAACCTGCGGGCCGATCCCACCTCCACCGCAGAGGTGACCCTGGTCACCAAGGACATGCCGCTACGGGTCAAGGCCGCGGCCGTCGGACTGGACGCCGACGAGTACCACGGCCAGGACGTCCTGTTCTCGGGCTGGACCGGGATGACGGACCTGGAGGTCGGCTCCGACGACGTCGACGCCCTGTTCCGGGACGGTGTCATCGACCACGACGCCGCCCGTGACCTGCCCTGCAACACCGGCTTGCGGCTGGTGGGCGTGTCCAACGCGCTCGGCCGGGTCACGGCGGACAAGCGGGTGAAGCTGGTCCGGGGTGACCGGGACGCCTTCGGTCTGCACGGGAGGTCCGCCGAGCAGCGGATCGCGCTCGATCTGCTGCTCGACAACGAGGTGGGGATCGTCTCGCTCGGTGGCCGGGCCGGCACCGGGAAGTCGGCGCTCGCGCTCTGCGCCGGACTGGAGGCAGTGCTGGAGCGCCAGGCGCACCGCAAGATCGTGGTGTTCCGGCCGCTCTACGCCGTCGGCGGGCAGGATCTCGGCTACCTGCCGGGCAGCGAGAGCGAGAAGATGCAGCCCTGGGCACAGGCCGTCTTCGACACCCTCGGTGCGCTGGTCAGCCAGGACGTGATCGACGAGGTGATCGCCCGCGGCATGCTGGAGGTGCTCCCGCTCACCCACATCCGCGGCCGGTCGCTGCACGACACGTTCGTGATCGTCGACGAGGCGCAGTCGCTGGAGCGCAACGTGCTGCTCACGGTGCTGTCCCGGCTCGGGACCGCGTCCCGGGTGGTGCTCACACACGACGTCGCGCAGCGGGACAACCTGCGCGTCGGCCGGCACGACGGCGTCAACGCGGTCATCGAGAAGCTGAAGGGGCATCCGCTGTTCGCGCACGTCACGCTGACCCGCAGCGAGCGCTCGCCGATCGCCGCGCTGGTCACCGAGATGCTGGAGGGGCCCGCCTCCTGA
- the ilvA gene encoding threonine ammonia-lyase yields the protein MVAAPDASVTPPVTSADVYAARELLDPVVRRTPVAGARALSGLVGAPVHLKCENLQRTGSFKIRGAYTRIARLAPEERARGVVAASAGNHAQGVALAARLLGVRATVFMPERAALPKVDATRGYGAEVVLTGRSVDEAVGAAAEAAQRSGSVLVHPFDHPDIIAGQGTVGCEILEQVPDVGTVLVSAGGGGLLGGIAAVLRERRPGVRIVGVQAAGAAAWPSSLAAGRPVPLEAMRTMADGIAVGRPGDITFPQVAGLIDELITVGEDALAGALVHCLERAKLVVEPAGAAPVAALLEHPERFDGPVVAVLSGGNVDPLVLLQVIRNGLVASSRYLTLRVQVPDRPGALAELLARVGTLGANVTDVAHSRISGALPVGEVDVELSLETRGPEHRDTIVAGLRAAGHAVTAPS from the coding sequence ATGGTCGCCGCACCGGACGCCTCCGTCACCCCGCCGGTCACCTCCGCCGACGTGTACGCCGCCCGCGAGCTGCTCGACCCGGTGGTGCGCAGGACACCCGTCGCGGGAGCCAGGGCGCTGTCCGGTCTGGTCGGCGCCCCGGTCCACCTCAAGTGCGAGAACCTCCAGCGCACCGGCTCGTTCAAGATCCGCGGTGCGTACACCAGGATCGCCCGGCTCGCCCCGGAGGAGCGGGCCCGCGGCGTCGTCGCGGCGTCGGCGGGCAACCACGCACAGGGTGTGGCGCTGGCGGCCCGGTTGCTCGGGGTCCGGGCGACGGTGTTCATGCCGGAGCGGGCCGCGCTCCCGAAGGTGGACGCCACCCGCGGCTACGGTGCCGAGGTCGTGCTGACCGGTCGTTCGGTGGACGAGGCGGTCGGCGCGGCGGCCGAGGCGGCCCAGCGCTCGGGCTCGGTGCTGGTGCACCCGTTCGACCACCCCGACATCATCGCCGGCCAGGGCACCGTGGGCTGCGAGATTCTCGAACAGGTACCGGACGTCGGCACCGTGCTGGTCTCGGCGGGCGGCGGCGGGCTGCTCGGCGGCATCGCCGCGGTGCTGCGCGAGCGCCGGCCCGGTGTCCGGATCGTCGGCGTGCAGGCCGCCGGCGCGGCCGCCTGGCCGTCGTCGCTCGCGGCCGGCCGCCCGGTCCCGCTGGAGGCGATGCGCACGATGGCCGACGGGATCGCCGTCGGACGCCCGGGCGACATCACGTTCCCGCAGGTGGCCGGCCTGATCGACGAGCTGATCACGGTCGGGGAGGACGCACTGGCCGGTGCGCTGGTGCACTGCCTGGAACGGGCGAAGCTGGTCGTGGAACCGGCCGGAGCGGCGCCGGTCGCGGCCCTGCTGGAGCACCCGGAACGGTTCGACGGCCCGGTCGTCGCGGTGCTGTCCGGCGGGAACGTCGATCCGCTGGTGCTGCTGCAGGTCATCCGCAACGGGCTGGTCGCGTCCTCGCGGTACCTGACGCTGCGGGTGCAGGTGCCGGACCGGCCCGGTGCGCTGGCGGAGCTGCTGGCGCGGGTCGGGACCCTCGGTGCGAACGTCACCGACGTGGCGCACTCGAGGATCAGTGGTGCGCTGCCGGTCGGCGAGGTCGACGTCGAGCTGAGCCTGGAGACACGCGGGCCCGAGCACCGGGACACGATCGTCGCCGGGCTGCGGGCGGCCGGGCACGCCGTCACCGCACCGTCCTGA
- a CDS encoding isoprenyl transferase: protein MAVRDLLYTVYERRILRQIAGSESPKHVALILDGNRRWAREAGLDDPAEGHRAGAAKIVEMLGWCSEAGVEVVTVFLLSTDNLDTRSPDELKDLLEIIGGVVDDLSGPDTPWRLRVVGAMELLPKSMADRLAAAVARTGDRGGLQLNVAVGYGGRQEIADAVRKMLLTQAEAGRTLEEIAESLDVDHIAAHLYTSGQPDPDLVIRTSGEQRLSGFLLWQSAHSEFWFCEAYWPEFRRVDFLRALRDFAARHRRFGG from the coding sequence GTGGCCGTTCGAGACCTGCTCTACACGGTGTACGAGCGCAGGATCCTGCGCCAGATCGCCGGATCCGAGAGTCCGAAGCACGTTGCGCTGATCCTCGACGGCAACCGTCGATGGGCCCGGGAGGCCGGGCTCGACGATCCGGCCGAGGGGCACCGCGCCGGTGCCGCGAAGATCGTCGAGATGCTCGGCTGGTGTTCCGAGGCCGGGGTCGAGGTGGTGACGGTCTTCCTGCTCTCGACCGACAACCTCGACACCCGCTCGCCGGACGAGCTGAAGGACCTGCTCGAGATCATCGGTGGGGTGGTGGACGACCTGTCCGGCCCGGACACCCCGTGGCGGCTGCGGGTGGTCGGGGCGATGGAGCTGCTGCCGAAGTCGATGGCGGACCGGCTCGCCGCGGCGGTGGCGCGCACCGGTGACCGTGGCGGACTGCAGCTGAACGTCGCCGTCGGCTACGGCGGCCGGCAGGAGATCGCGGACGCCGTGCGCAAGATGCTGCTGACCCAGGCGGAGGCCGGACGCACGCTCGAGGAGATCGCGGAGAGCCTCGACGTCGACCACATCGCGGCGCATCTCTACACGTCCGGTCAGCCGGATCCGGACCTCGTCATCCGGACCAGCGGTGAGCAACGTCTGTCGGGTTTCCTGCTCTGGCAGTCGGCCCATTCGGAGTTCTGGTTCTGCGAGGCGTACTGGCCCGAGTTCCGGCGCGTCGATTTTCTCCGGGCACTGCGCGACTTCGCCGCACGGCACCGACGTTTCGGCGGCTGA
- the mca gene encoding mycothiol conjugate amidase Mca translates to MTPSPTQKTLSLPAPGERPRLLTVHAHPDDESSKGAATTARYADEGHEVLVVTCTGGERGSVLNPAMDRPDVLENMTEVRRGEMARAAEILGVRHAWLGYVDSGLPEGDPLPPLPAGCFALGDVEEQTAALVRLIREFRPHVIVTYDENGGYPHPDHIRTHVISMAAWEAAGDPARFPEAGPPWQPLKLYYGHGFSRARLEAFHQAFLDAGEESPYAEWLANWGADRPDPGTRVTTQVTCADWFGRRDDALRAHATQIDPTSRFFFTPLEVQARVWPTEDYELVHSLVDTTTPEDDLFTGIPFERGEQRIAG, encoded by the coding sequence ATGACCCCATCGCCCACGCAGAAGACCCTGTCGCTACCCGCCCCCGGCGAGCGTCCCCGGCTGCTGACGGTGCACGCGCACCCGGACGACGAGTCGTCGAAGGGAGCCGCCACCACCGCCCGGTACGCCGACGAGGGCCACGAGGTGCTCGTCGTGACCTGCACCGGCGGTGAGCGCGGCAGCGTCCTCAATCCGGCGATGGACCGGCCGGATGTGCTGGAGAACATGACCGAGGTCCGGCGCGGTGAGATGGCCAGGGCCGCCGAGATCCTCGGCGTCCGGCACGCCTGGCTCGGCTACGTCGACTCCGGGCTGCCCGAGGGCGATCCGCTGCCCCCGCTGCCGGCCGGCTGCTTCGCGCTCGGCGATGTCGAGGAGCAGACCGCCGCGCTGGTCCGCCTGATCCGCGAGTTCCGCCCGCACGTGATCGTCACCTACGACGAGAACGGCGGCTACCCGCATCCCGACCACATCCGCACGCACGTCATCTCGATGGCCGCCTGGGAGGCCGCGGGCGACCCGGCCCGTTTCCCGGAGGCCGGTCCGCCGTGGCAGCCGCTCAAGCTCTACTACGGCCACGGTTTCTCCCGGGCCCGGCTGGAGGCGTTCCACCAGGCCTTCCTGGATGCCGGCGAGGAGTCGCCCTACGCGGAGTGGCTGGCGAACTGGGGGGCCGACCGGCCCGACCCGGGCACCCGGGTCACCACCCAGGTCACCTGCGCGGACTGGTTCGGCCGCCGCGACGACGCGCTGCGTGCGCACGCCACCCAGATCGACCCGACCAGCCGGTTCTTCTTCACCCCGCTGGAGGTGCAGGCCCGGGTGTGGCCGACCGAGGACTACGAGCTGGTGCACTCGCTGGTCGACACGACCACCCCGGAGGACGACCTGTTCACCGGCATCCCGTTCGAGCGCGGGGAGCAGCGGATCGCCGGCTGA
- a CDS encoding cystathionine beta-synthase: protein MRYVEHVVDLVGNTPLVRLGAVAEGITPPVLAKVEYLNPGGSVKDRIALRMVEAAEASGELRPGGTIVEPTSGNTGVGLAMVAQRKGYHCVFVCPDKVGEDKRNVLKAYGAEVVVCPTAVDPDHPDSYYRTSDRLVGEIEGAWKPNQYANPANPESHYRSTGPEIWEQTEGRITHFVAGIGTGGTISGIGRYLKEVSGGAVRIIGADPEGSVYSGGTGRPYLVEGVGEDFWPTTYDRDVCDEIVAVSDADSFDMTRRLAREEALLVGGSCGMAAVAALRVAATLPADAVVVVLLPDGGRGYLGKVFNDAWMASYGFLPPSEGATIGDVLRRKDGSIPALVHAHPNETVADAALYLREFGVSQMPVVKAEPPVMAAEVAGAVVERDLLDALFTGRAQLADRLEGHMSPPLPTLGAGESLQDAMAAFAKADAALVLVDGKPAGVVTRSDVIAFLGNG, encoded by the coding sequence ATGCGCTATGTCGAGCACGTCGTCGACCTGGTCGGGAACACCCCGCTCGTCCGGCTGGGAGCGGTCGCCGAGGGAATCACCCCGCCGGTCCTCGCCAAGGTCGAGTACCTGAACCCGGGTGGTTCGGTGAAGGACCGGATCGCCCTGCGGATGGTCGAGGCGGCCGAGGCGTCCGGTGAGCTGCGCCCCGGCGGCACCATCGTCGAGCCGACCTCGGGCAACACCGGCGTCGGGCTGGCGATGGTCGCGCAGCGCAAGGGCTACCACTGCGTGTTCGTCTGCCCGGACAAGGTCGGCGAGGACAAGCGGAACGTGCTGAAGGCCTACGGCGCCGAGGTCGTCGTCTGCCCGACCGCCGTCGACCCGGACCACCCGGACTCGTACTACCGCACCTCCGACCGGCTGGTCGGCGAGATCGAGGGCGCCTGGAAGCCCAACCAGTACGCCAACCCGGCCAACCCGGAGTCGCACTACCGCAGCACCGGCCCGGAGATCTGGGAGCAGACCGAGGGCCGGATCACCCACTTCGTCGCGGGCATCGGCACCGGCGGCACGATCTCCGGGATCGGCCGCTACCTCAAGGAGGTCTCCGGGGGCGCGGTGCGGATCATCGGGGCCGACCCGGAGGGCTCGGTGTACTCCGGCGGCACCGGCCGTCCGTACCTGGTGGAGGGGGTCGGCGAGGACTTCTGGCCGACCACCTACGACCGGGACGTGTGCGACGAGATCGTCGCCGTGAGCGACGCCGACTCGTTCGACATGACACGGCGCCTCGCTCGCGAGGAGGCGCTGCTGGTCGGCGGCTCCTGCGGGATGGCGGCGGTCGCCGCACTGCGGGTCGCCGCGACACTGCCCGCCGACGCGGTGGTCGTCGTCCTGTTGCCCGACGGCGGCCGGGGCTACCTGGGCAAGGTCTTCAACGACGCCTGGATGGCCAGCTACGGCTTCCTCCCGCCGTCCGAGGGCGCCACGATCGGCGACGTGCTGCGCCGCAAGGACGGGTCGATCCCGGCGCTGGTGCACGCGCACCCGAACGAGACCGTCGCCGACGCGGCGCTCTACCTGCGCGAGTTCGGTGTCTCACAGATGCCGGTCGTCAAGGCCGAGCCGCCGGTGATGGCCGCCGAGGTGGCCGGTGCGGTCGTCGAACGGGACCTGCTGGACGCGTTGTTCACCGGCCGCGCGCAGCTCGCCGACCGGCTGGAGGGCCACATGTCCCCGCCGCTGCCGACGCTGGGCGCCGGCGAGTCGCTGCAGGACGCGATGGCCGCGTTCGCGAAGGCCGACGCCGCGCTGGTGCTGGTGGACGGCAAGCCGGCCGGGGTCGTCACGCGGTCCGACGTGATCGCGTTCCTCGGGAACGGCTGA
- the trhA gene encoding PAQR family membrane homeostasis protein TrhA, giving the protein MRGWLHLWSLVASVFACATLISLAGALVGAAAAAATAVYTLTTFGLFGISALYHRRTWSDPGRRRLMKRLDHSMIFLFIAGTYTPVSVLALPPDTATWVLTVVWGGALAGVALKLAWPSAPSWVGVPIYVALGWVAIFVLPGLLDGGGVAALVLLLAGGALYTAGAVVYALRRPDPWPATFGYHEIFHAATVLAWTCHHIAIWLVLLR; this is encoded by the coding sequence ATGCGCGGCTGGCTGCACCTGTGGAGCCTGGTCGCATCCGTCTTCGCCTGCGCCACCCTGATCAGCCTTGCCGGTGCACTGGTCGGCGCGGCGGCAGCCGCCGCGACCGCGGTCTACACCCTGACCACGTTCGGGTTGTTCGGCATCAGCGCGCTGTACCACCGGCGCACCTGGAGCGATCCGGGCCGGCGGCGGCTGATGAAGCGCCTCGACCACTCCATGATCTTCCTGTTCATCGCCGGCACCTACACACCGGTGTCGGTGCTCGCCCTGCCGCCGGACACCGCGACATGGGTACTGACGGTGGTCTGGGGCGGCGCGCTCGCCGGAGTCGCTCTGAAGCTGGCCTGGCCGTCGGCGCCGTCCTGGGTGGGGGTGCCGATCTATGTCGCGCTCGGCTGGGTGGCGATCTTCGTGCTCCCCGGCCTGCTCGACGGGGGCGGGGTCGCCGCGCTCGTCCTGCTCCTGGCCGGCGGAGCGCTCTACACCGCGGGCGCGGTGGTGTACGCGCTGCGGCGCCCCGACCCGTGGCCCGCCACCTTCGGGTACCACGAGATCTTCCACGCGGCGACCGTGCTGGCCTGGACCTGCCACCACATCGCGATCTGGCTGGTGCTGCTGCGCTGA
- a CDS encoding thioredoxin domain-containing protein, which translates to MPNRLATATSPYLLQHAENPIDWHPWSADAFAEARRRDVPVLLSIGYAACHWCHVMAHESFEDPAIAAVVNRGFVAIKVDREERPDIDAVYMAATQAMTGQGGWPMTCFLTPDGEPFHCATYLPPQPRHGLPSFRQLLDAVSGAWIGDGERVRVAAGRIAEQLAEQAASDPEPVTVGEQTLDDVVEVLAGQHDPEHSGFGRAPKFPPSMVLEFLLRHHERTGSEQSSWLAERTCEAMARGGLHDQLAGGFARYSVDDGWVVPHFEKMLYDNALLLRAYGHLGRRGSALAERVAEGIARFLLDELRTPEGGLASALDADTDGIEGLTYVWTPAQLREVLGPEDGARAAELLGVTAEGTAEGGASTLQLLRDPDDPAWWERTRAALLTARSARPQPARDDKVVTAWNALAVVALAEVGAASGRPEWVRAADRIADLLLDVHLVDGRLRRSSRDGRAGDADGVLEDHALLVAGLLALHQATGDPDRLTAALELLDSTLERFAAPDRPGTYLDTAADSTDADLLLHRPRELTDNASPCGSSALAEALVTASALAEPTRAARYRDAAEQAVRSVGTLAGRAPRFLGHWLTAAEALVGGPLQVAVAGETGSGPLTDRARRDAPGGAVVVAGEPDADGVPLLAGRGTIGGSAAAYVCRGFVCDVPVTGPDELSALLDR; encoded by the coding sequence ATGCCGAACCGGCTTGCCACGGCCACCAGCCCGTACCTGCTCCAGCACGCCGAGAACCCGATCGACTGGCACCCCTGGTCGGCCGATGCGTTCGCCGAGGCGCGGCGCCGGGACGTCCCGGTGCTGTTGTCGATCGGCTACGCGGCCTGTCACTGGTGTCACGTGATGGCCCACGAGTCGTTCGAGGATCCGGCGATCGCCGCCGTCGTGAACCGCGGATTCGTCGCGATCAAGGTCGACCGGGAGGAACGCCCGGACATCGACGCCGTCTACATGGCGGCCACCCAGGCGATGACCGGTCAGGGCGGCTGGCCGATGACCTGCTTCCTCACCCCGGACGGCGAGCCGTTCCACTGCGCCACCTACCTGCCGCCGCAGCCCCGGCACGGGCTGCCGTCGTTCCGGCAGCTGCTCGACGCCGTGTCCGGTGCCTGGATCGGGGACGGCGAGCGGGTCCGGGTCGCCGCGGGGCGGATCGCCGAACAGCTGGCGGAGCAGGCCGCATCCGATCCCGAGCCGGTCACCGTCGGCGAGCAGACCCTCGACGACGTCGTCGAGGTGCTGGCGGGCCAGCACGACCCGGAACACAGCGGGTTCGGTCGCGCCCCGAAGTTCCCGCCGTCGATGGTGCTGGAGTTCCTGCTCCGCCATCACGAGCGGACCGGCTCCGAGCAGTCGTCGTGGCTGGCCGAGCGCACTTGCGAGGCGATGGCCCGGGGCGGGCTGCACGACCAACTGGCCGGTGGTTTCGCCCGGTACTCGGTCGACGACGGCTGGGTGGTCCCGCACTTCGAGAAGATGCTCTACGACAACGCGCTGCTGCTGCGGGCCTACGGGCATCTCGGCCGCCGCGGTTCCGCGCTCGCCGAGCGGGTCGCGGAGGGCATCGCCCGGTTCCTGCTCGACGAGCTCCGTACCCCCGAGGGCGGCCTGGCCTCGGCACTCGACGCCGATACCGACGGGATCGAGGGCCTCACCTACGTGTGGACGCCCGCGCAGCTGCGCGAGGTGCTCGGTCCCGAGGACGGTGCCCGGGCGGCCGAGCTGCTGGGGGTCACCGCGGAGGGCACGGCCGAGGGCGGCGCCTCCACCCTGCAGCTGCTCCGCGATCCCGACGACCCGGCATGGTGGGAACGGACCAGGGCCGCACTGCTCACCGCGCGCTCGGCCCGGCCACAACCGGCTCGCGACGACAAGGTGGTGACGGCCTGGAACGCGCTCGCCGTCGTCGCACTGGCCGAGGTGGGCGCCGCGTCGGGCAGGCCGGAGTGGGTGCGGGCCGCGGACCGGATCGCCGATCTGCTGCTCGACGTGCACCTGGTCGACGGCCGGTTGCGGCGGTCCTCGCGGGACGGCCGGGCGGGCGACGCCGACGGGGTGCTGGAGGATCACGCGCTGCTCGTCGCCGGACTGCTCGCGCTGCACCAGGCGACCGGCGACCCGGACCGGCTGACCGCCGCGCTGGAGCTGCTCGACAGCACCCTGGAGCGGTTCGCCGCGCCCGACCGTCCGGGTACCTACCTGGACACGGCCGCCGACTCGACGGACGCCGACCTGCTGCTGCACCGGCCCCGTGAGCTGACCGACAACGCCTCGCCCTGCGGTTCCTCGGCGCTGGCGGAGGCACTGGTGACCGCATCGGCGCTGGCCGAGCCGACGCGGGCGGCCCGCTACCGGGATGCCGCCGAGCAGGCGGTGCGCTCGGTCGGGACGCTCGCGGGGCGGGCCCCGCGGTTCCTCGGGCACTGGCTCACCGCGGCCGAGGCGCTGGTCGGTGGTCCACTGCAGGTGGCGGTGGCGGGGGAGACCGGATCCGGCCCGCTGACCGACCGGGCCCGCCGGGACGCTCCCGGTGGTGCGGTCGTCGTCGCCGGGGAGCCGGACGCCGACGGTGTCCCGCTGCTCGCCGGTCGCGGGACGATCGGCGGCAGTGCGGCGGCGTACGTGTGCCGCGGCTTCGTGTGCGACGTGCCGGTGACCGGCCCCGACGAGCTGTCGGCGCTGCTCGACCGGTGA
- the greA gene encoding transcription elongation factor GreA translates to MTDTQATWLTQEAFDRLKSELDGLIANRPVIAAEINARREEGDLKENGGYHAAREEQGQQEARIRQLQELLRTAQVGTTPSSADEAAPGTVLTIKYEDDEDTEKVLLGSREEGSHGDLQVISPNSPLGAALLGAKPGDTREYQLPDGGNMTVTLVDIEAFTG, encoded by the coding sequence GTGACGGATACCCAGGCGACCTGGTTGACCCAGGAGGCCTTCGACCGGCTGAAGTCCGAGCTGGACGGGTTGATCGCGAACCGGCCCGTCATCGCCGCCGAGATCAACGCCCGCCGCGAGGAGGGCGACCTGAAGGAGAACGGCGGCTACCACGCGGCCCGCGAGGAGCAGGGCCAGCAGGAGGCCCGGATCCGCCAGCTGCAGGAGCTGCTGCGCACCGCCCAGGTCGGAACCACCCCGTCGAGCGCCGACGAGGCCGCCCCCGGGACCGTCCTCACCATCAAGTACGAGGACGACGAGGACACCGAGAAGGTACTGCTCGGCTCCCGCGAGGAGGGCAGCCACGGCGACCTGCAGGTGATCTCGCCGAACTCCCCGCTCGGCGCGGCGCTGCTCGGTGCGAAGCCCGGCGACACCCGCGAGTACCAGCTGCCCGACGGCGGCAACATGACGGTCACCCTGGTCGATATCGAGGCGTTCACCGGCTGA
- a CDS encoding cystathionine gamma-synthase, translating to MQGFSTRAIHAGQDPDPTTGAVTTSIHTSSTYAQDGVGGIRGGYEYSRSANPTRTALQECLAALEGGRHAHAFGSGMGATDTLLRILLRPGDHLVIPHDAYGGTFRLVDKVLAGFGVEHTPVDLADHDALRAALRPSTRVVWSETPTNPLLGIADIAGLAAITHEAGARLVVDNTFASPYLQTPLALGADVVVHSTTKYVGGHSDVVGGALITDDDELAERITFTQNSVGSVPGPFDAWLTLRGVKTLAVRMERHCDNAERIAELLGAHPAVSQVLYPGLPGHPGHEVAAKQMRRFGGMVSFLAAGGRDAALRICAETKLFTLAESLGGVESLIEHPGQMTHAATAGSMLEVPDSLVRLSVGIEDADDLVDDLRTALDTVR from the coding sequence ATGCAGGGCTTCTCCACACGGGCGATTCACGCCGGTCAGGACCCCGACCCGACCACGGGTGCGGTCACCACGTCGATCCACACGAGTTCCACCTACGCGCAGGACGGCGTCGGCGGGATCCGTGGCGGGTACGAGTACTCGCGCAGCGCGAACCCGACCCGGACGGCTCTGCAGGAGTGCCTGGCCGCCCTGGAGGGCGGCCGGCACGCGCACGCGTTCGGCTCCGGGATGGGTGCCACCGACACGCTGCTGCGGATCCTGCTCCGCCCCGGTGACCACCTGGTCATCCCGCACGACGCCTACGGCGGCACGTTCCGGCTGGTCGACAAGGTGCTCGCCGGGTTCGGCGTCGAGCACACCCCGGTCGATCTCGCCGACCACGACGCGCTGCGCGCCGCACTGCGTCCCAGCACGCGGGTGGTCTGGTCGGAGACCCCGACCAACCCGTTGCTCGGGATCGCCGACATCGCCGGCCTGGCCGCGATCACGCACGAGGCCGGGGCGCGGCTCGTCGTCGACAACACCTTCGCCTCGCCGTACCTGCAGACGCCACTCGCGCTCGGCGCCGACGTCGTCGTGCACTCGACCACCAAGTACGTCGGCGGGCACTCCGACGTCGTCGGGGGTGCCCTGATCACCGACGACGACGAGCTCGCCGAGCGGATCACCTTCACCCAGAACTCGGTCGGTTCGGTCCCCGGTCCGTTCGACGCCTGGCTGACCCTGCGCGGGGTGAAGACCCTCGCGGTCCGGATGGAGCGGCACTGCGACAACGCCGAGCGGATCGCCGAGCTGCTCGGGGCGCACCCGGCCGTCTCGCAGGTGCTCTACCCGGGGCTGCCCGGACACCCCGGCCACGAGGTCGCCGCCAAGCAGATGCGCCGGTTCGGCGGGATGGTGTCGTTCCTGGCCGCCGGCGGGCGGGACGCAGCGCTGCGGATCTGCGCGGAGACGAAGCTGTTCACCCTGGCCGAGTCCCTCGGCGGCGTCGAGTCGCTGATCGAGCATCCCGGCCAGATGACGCACGCCGCGACCGCCGGCTCGATGCTGGAGGTCCCGGACAGCCTGGTGCGGCTGTCGGTGGGGATCGAGGATGCCGACGACCTGGTCGACGACCTGCGGACCGCGCTGGACACCGTCCGCTGA